TGGTGGGGTCGCCCGATCCGCCACGTCCCTATGTGGCAACGAAGATGTTTGCCGGCATCCAATGGGATCGTCCCATCTACCTCAAGCCGGAACCCGACGGGAAACATCTGTTCGTGATTGAACAGGGCGGTGAAGAGAATAGACCGTCAAAACTGTTGCGTGTTGTTGATCGTACTGAGGTGACAGAAAAAACACTCCTCCTGTCGGTGCCTCGCCGATTGGTGTACGGAATGGAGTTCCATCCGAACTACTTGGAAAACGGTTACATCTATTTGTTTAGTAACGGGTCGACCGGTGAATCGGAGCGGCTCAATCGTGTGACTCGGTACACGGTGCGACGAGAAGGGGAGCAGGTTACTTGCGATCCTAGTTCTGCCGTCGACATGATTCAGTGGCGGTCGATGGGGCATGACGGAGGTGACTTGGTGTTTGGCAACGATGGCTTTCTCTACATCACGTCCGGCGATGGCACTGGTGATTCTGACCAGTGGCTTTCTGCTCAGGATGTCACCAACCTGCTGGGAGGCGTTTTGCGGATCGACGTCGACTGTCCATCGGATGACAAACCTTACTCGGTTCCAGCTGATAATCCATTCGTCGACATTCCCCATGCGCGCGGCGAATTGTGGGCGATCGGCCTGCGTAATCCATGGCGGATGTCGATCAACAGGAAGACGGGACAGATCTGGGTTGGAAACAATGGACAGGATCTATGGGAGACCGCCCACTTGCTTCGCAAAGGTGAAAACTACGGTTGGAGCGTTTACGAAGGTAGTCACCCGTTTTATGCACACAGGGAACTGGGGCCAGGGAATTTGGTAGCTCCCACATTCGAACACCATCACACGGAATCCCGTTCGCTCACAGGCGGCGTTACCTACAACGGCGACCGATTGGAGGATCTGGTGGGAGCCTATATCTATGGTGACTATTCCACCGGAAAAATTTGGGCCGGCCGACATGATGGTCAGCAGGTAACCTACCATCAGGAAATTGCCGACACGTCTTTGAGTATCGTTGCGTTCTCCAATTCACATCGCGGTGACCTGATGGTTGTCGATTCGGTACAGGGAATGTATCGTCTGGAACCGAACCCAGATGTTGATCGACTCGATGAGCTGCCAGTATTTCCAACGAAATTGTCCGACACTGGGTTGTTTGAATCGACCGATAATCACAAGGTTGCCGCTGGTGTGATTCCGTACGATGTTGTTTCTCCAGGTTGGGCAGACGGTGCGAAGGCTGATCGATTCATCGCTCTCCCCGAAGAACTGCAGATCGCCTATTCGCCGGATCGCGGCTGGAATTTTCCTGATCGGTCCGTCCTTGTTCAGACGCTATCGATTGACGAAACCCACCAGGGTGAAATTCGAAAACGTCGGCTGGAAACGCGAGTTCTTCTCAAGCAGCAAAACGAATGGCAGGCTTATTCGTATTTGTGGAATGAAGAGCAATCCGAGGCGGAACTCGTTGCGAGTGATGGGAAAGACATTTCTCTGGCAGATGGTCATGTCTGGCGTGTTCCGTCGAGGGCCGAGTGCATTTCATGTCACGCCAGAGCGGTGAACTATGTGCTGGGACTCAGCGACTTGCAGATGAATCGTGACTTCAATTATTCTGGCACGGTCGACAATCAACTGCGTACATTCGCTCATATTGGCTTGCTTGCCGGCTATGCTCCAAAGCCCGAAGCCAAGCGACTCAAACTGGTAAATCCTCATGACCCCTCGGCTTCCTTAACGGATCGAGCTCGATCGTATCTCCATACGAATTGCGCATGTTGTCATGTGGCCGCAGGCGGTGGGAACGCTCGAATGGAGTTGGAGTTTACGACAAAAACGGAATCGATGCGGATTCTTGACGAGTACCCTCAGCACGCAACGTTTGGGCTCACACAGCCTCGCATTGTTGCCTTAGGGGATCCGAGTCAGTCCGTCTTGCTGGCTCGGATATCTCGGCGAGGACGCGGCCAGATGCCGCCCTTGGTTTCGAATCAAGTCGATGAATCGGCGGTCCGTTTACTCGGCGAATGGATTGCGTCGATGCCTTCCCAGCGGCAGTTTGTTCGTGATTGGTCCGTGGCGGATTTGACAGAAGATCTGTCGACACTCCAAGAGGATCGATCATTGGTTCGTGGAAAAGCACTGTTTCGATCATCGGGCTGCGGGCATTGTCATCGAATTGAAGAAGAACTTGCTGGAATCGGCCCCAATCTTAGTGGTATCGCCGAACGTCGTAAGCCAATCGAGATTTTGGAATCGGTCATCACGCCATCAGCGAAGATTGAGCCAAAGTATGCATCGACCGTTCTGGTGACTTCCGACGGTGAAGTTTTTCAGGGACGCATTCATTCCGAAACGAACGAAGAAATCGTTTTGCGTGGTCAGGAATCATTTGCGCAGTCGCAACGCGTGCGCAAAGCAAATGTCGAAGAGCGCGCGCTTTCACGGCTGTCGATGATGCCAGAGGGGACAATCGATCATCTGCAGCGCGATGAAATCCTCGATCTGCTGGCTTATATCCTCGCCGGAACAGCCTCGGATGAATGACGCCGGGCGCTAAGCATCTCCCCTGCCCCACCATAAGCCTGTGTCAAGCGCGGGCTACGCTCGCTTGGATCTTTCAGAGCTATGCTCCCGTCACACTGGTGATCCTGGAAGGAGGGCTGATAAGCAGGGCGCGTCAACATCGCCTCATCTTCTCGATGTTTGCCGCAAGTTGAATGCCACGCCGTTTGTGGACGTTGCCGAGTTTTCATGAGAGTACCTGACTTCTCGCTGAGCAGATGAATCAGATATTCAGGATCCCCTCTGGCTTGGTCGACGGCCGTAAATCGAAACGAACTTGTGATAGAATGTGAAGCCATGAACGATGCACAGCGGGTGTGTCCGACGACCTGATCGACGGTTTTGGCGCGACTTACTTCAAACGAGAACTGGGTAAAAATTGGATGAGCATTTTAGATATCACCCGACGAGAAATGCTGGCTGCTTGCGGCAGTCTCGCCTTGTCTACCGGATTGAACCCTTCGAGCGTCATCGCCCAAGATGCTACACGCAAGGATCTGATCTTTCGCACAACCGACCCACGAAATGGTGAACCAGAACTGAGCAAGCTAGTCGAGTCTTGGCTCACCCCGACCTCGCTGTTCTATGTGCGTAGCCACGCGCCCAATCCGGTGATCGACCCGTCGAGCTTCAAATTGGAAGTCACAGGGATGGTTCGGCGCCCGATGTCGCTATCGCTCGACGACTTGAAACGATTCGCTACCAAGACGACCACTGCGACACTCACATGCGCCGGCAATCGACGCATCGAATTTAACAAGGAAGGCAAGGTCGGCGGTGTGCAATGGGAAGCCGGCGCAATTGGCAATGCAACTTGGGCCGGCGTCTCGCTAGCTGACGTGCTCAAATTTGTGGAAGTAGCTGGCGACGCCAAGCATGTTTGGTTTGAAGGCTTGGACGAGATTTCCAAAGGAGGCGATACGATACCGTTTGGTGGCTCCATTCCGATGCAAAAAGCCATCGTTGGCCAAGGGGCAGCCGCCCCCCTGTTGGCTCATACCATGAACGGTGCTCCCTTGACGCCCGATCATGGGTTTCCTTTGAGAACAGTTGTCCCCGGCTACATTGGGGCTCGCAGTGTGAAATGGTTGGGAAAGATCGTTGTGAGTGATCGTCCATCGCCGAATCACTACGTGGCAACCGCGTACAAACTTGTGAAGAAGACGGATCCGCTGGATTGGATGGAGTCGGGTCCGATCTACCGCTATCCGGTCAACGCAGCAATTTGCTCTCCGCCCCTTCATTCAACCGTCGCAGCTGGAAAGGTGGAGGTTACCGGTTATGTGCTGCCAAGTGGGCGGCCAGCATGTAAACCGAAATCCGTGCTTGTTTCTAGTGACTCAGGTAAGAATTGGGTGAAGGCCGAATTGACGGGGAACGATGCGGAATTTTGTTGGCAATTGTGGAGAACTCAAATCAATGTGACCGACTCGACCCGTCAGTTGATCGTAAGGGCTACCGATTCATCAGGAAGTTTCATGCCGGCTCGCGTGCCCTGGAACGCGAAGGGTTACCTGCAAAACTCGTGGTACAAACTGCCGATCAAAGTCGGTTGATGTCGTGCATGGCTGAATCACGGTGCATGGCGGAATCACCGAGCAGGCGATCGGGCGGTGGCAAGCCACGGAAACGCCGGTTGGAAAACCTAATTGCATGCACACTGCAAAGGTGTTACCCGATTGTGGCCGAAGCCGTTTTAGTCCCAATACACGTCGTCGAATTTCAGAGTGTAGAGCTTTGCGTCACCGCGAAGTTCAAACTTCACGCTTACCGGCGTTGCAACGTACTTGTCGATCTTGACCCGATCGACCCATTGGATAGATTCTTCGATTTTCAGGCCACCCCTTAAAGGTTTGCTGGTACTGATCAAGTTTCCGGTGCGATCGAACAGGGTAACCACGACAGTCCCAGAGGAAACATCACAGCTGACGTTCAAATTTTCACCTGGCAGGCATATCTTGTGCGACTAAACATGGCCCTTGGTTTTGGGGTCAATCAGTTGGTAACCGCTCTGGGAATCCTTTACCCGATCGTCACTGATTTGGGAAATTAAAGCGTTTTCTACCGACTTGACGATAGGTGGTGTTTGCGACATTTCATAATCATGTCTTGGAGGTAAGACGAATCGATCGTCAGACGGTCCAATGTTCGTTCTGTTATCGGTGTCGGGTACATCGCTCTGAAATGCCTACTCCCCAGCCTTTTGATCGTCGGGTTGAAGTAACCATGCCATGTTGAATCGTGCCATTCCACCTTCCAGGCTTCGGAGGTAGATAAAGCCTTCACTCGGCGTGCCTTTTCTACCCTGAGTCATCCAGGAATAGTTGCCGGGCCCTGCTTTCACCAACCGATTAACGGGCCATGTTTTTCCGCCGTCGAAGCTGACCCAAACATTGATGTTCGCGCGATTCTGTTTTTCTGGCAGACTCGGATCAGGAGCGCTGAATAGAAGTATGTCACGGTCGTCACGGTCGATTCTCAGCAGTGCCGCTTTACAACCATACATGTCAGGCGGACCATCGAACAACTCATCATCTTCGTGGCAATCTCGCCATGTTTTTCCGCTGTTGTCACTGTAAGCGACCCAGCGATTGCCTTTCCTCGTATGGGTGCGAGAATTGAAATAGATTGTTCCATCACGGAGCTCTACCAAACCTGATTCACCTGTCCCGTCGATTGGGAATGGCTCGCTCGAAAACCAGCTCTTTCCGTGGTCGTCGCTGTAAACCGCATTGGTATAGCCCTTGGCTTCATCGTGTTTGTTGTAGTTAACCATCACGCGAGCAGGGGCCAGGAGACGACCTTTGTGGGGGCCATACTTGATCGTAATACCAGGGTCACAGGCGGGATTTGGATTTGTCAAAAAGCCTCGCGAGTCTTTCTTGAGTTCAACCTTCTCAAGCTTCCATGTCTTGCCATGGTCCTTGCTCTTGTACATGTAGGGTGCCGGATGAAGGGCGGTCATAAAGAACATGATTTCGCCAGTGTTTTCGTCAACGACGCTCGTGCCCAGACTGGCAAAGCGGAATTTTTTGTCGCGGCCCCATCCCTTGCCATCGTACGGGCCAATGCCGAGCGCTTTCCAATCTAATTCGATGTGGTCACCGATGAACTGCCGGTCAGACCAGGTCGATCCACCATCTTCCGAACGTTTGACATAAATCTTGTCGCCGTTGTCGTTGCCTTCGACAATGAATATCAAGACGGTTCCATCCATGGTGACATCCATTGGGCCATGAAAACCCCCTTCATCTCGAAGCTCAAAAAACGGCACAGAATCGCGTTGGATTTGCTCTGAATCTTTCGTCTTGGTGTCCGCGACCACGCCGGTTGCAAAGGCGATTACAACGAACGTTGCCGAAATGACGAAACGGTTTCTTTGCGGTCGTGACATAGATTTTGTATCTCAATCGTTACATCGAAAGGCGGATTGTTATGCAAGAAAAAGGCACACAGGCTTCTACCATCGATCGAACATGACATTCGTTCGCGGGTGGCTGGTGAGGCCGATTGTAGGGGAACTGATTCGCGAAAATCAAGGGATTCGGACTTTCCCTCGCGGTGAGCTGAGCGTCGCTCGGCTCTGCGTCACGTTGCCGATTTGCAATGTGCTGGCTCCGCTGAGTACGGAATTCGATGCAGAAAATAGGTCACGGTCGTTTCGCCAAGGCG
The window above is part of the Pirellulaceae bacterium genome. Proteins encoded here:
- a CDS encoding molybdopterin-dependent oxidoreductase, which gives rise to MSDDLIDGFGATYFKRELGKNWMSILDITRREMLAACGSLALSTGLNPSSVIAQDATRKDLIFRTTDPRNGEPELSKLVESWLTPTSLFYVRSHAPNPVIDPSSFKLEVTGMVRRPMSLSLDDLKRFATKTTTATLTCAGNRRIEFNKEGKVGGVQWEAGAIGNATWAGVSLADVLKFVEVAGDAKHVWFEGLDEISKGGDTIPFGGSIPMQKAIVGQGAAAPLLAHTMNGAPLTPDHGFPLRTVVPGYIGARSVKWLGKIVVSDRPSPNHYVATAYKLVKKTDPLDWMESGPIYRYPVNAAICSPPLHSTVAAGKVEVTGYVLPSGRPACKPKSVLVSSDSGKNWVKAELTGNDAEFCWQLWRTQINVTDSTRQLIVRATDSSGSFMPARVPWNAKGYLQNSWYKLPIKVG
- a CDS encoding sialidase family protein, translated to MSRPQRNRFVISATFVVIAFATGVVADTKTKDSEQIQRDSVPFFELRDEGGFHGPMDVTMDGTVLIFIVEGNDNGDKIYVKRSEDGGSTWSDRQFIGDHIELDWKALGIGPYDGKGWGRDKKFRFASLGTSVVDENTGEIMFFMTALHPAPYMYKSKDHGKTWKLEKVELKKDSRGFLTNPNPACDPGITIKYGPHKGRLLAPARVMVNYNKHDEAKGYTNAVYSDDHGKSWFSSEPFPIDGTGESGLVELRDGTIYFNSRTHTRKGNRWVAYSDNSGKTWRDCHEDDELFDGPPDMYGCKAALLRIDRDDRDILLFSAPDPSLPEKQNRANINVWVSFDGGKTWPVNRLVKAGPGNYSWMTQGRKGTPSEGFIYLRSLEGGMARFNMAWLLQPDDQKAGE
- a CDS encoding PQQ-dependent sugar dehydrogenase: MSRYDMSKIVVNRSASQRCLAVAGVVCALMLTLSTVAVADEDEQERPFGLSSRIAWMNSRLVGSPDPPRPYVATKMFAGIQWDRPIYLKPEPDGKHLFVIEQGGEENRPSKLLRVVDRTEVTEKTLLLSVPRRLVYGMEFHPNYLENGYIYLFSNGSTGESERLNRVTRYTVRREGEQVTCDPSSAVDMIQWRSMGHDGGDLVFGNDGFLYITSGDGTGDSDQWLSAQDVTNLLGGVLRIDVDCPSDDKPYSVPADNPFVDIPHARGELWAIGLRNPWRMSINRKTGQIWVGNNGQDLWETAHLLRKGENYGWSVYEGSHPFYAHRELGPGNLVAPTFEHHHTESRSLTGGVTYNGDRLEDLVGAYIYGDYSTGKIWAGRHDGQQVTYHQEIADTSLSIVAFSNSHRGDLMVVDSVQGMYRLEPNPDVDRLDELPVFPTKLSDTGLFESTDNHKVAAGVIPYDVVSPGWADGAKADRFIALPEELQIAYSPDRGWNFPDRSVLVQTLSIDETHQGEIRKRRLETRVLLKQQNEWQAYSYLWNEEQSEAELVASDGKDISLADGHVWRVPSRAECISCHARAVNYVLGLSDLQMNRDFNYSGTVDNQLRTFAHIGLLAGYAPKPEAKRLKLVNPHDPSASLTDRARSYLHTNCACCHVAAGGGNARMELEFTTKTESMRILDEYPQHATFGLTQPRIVALGDPSQSVLLARISRRGRGQMPPLVSNQVDESAVRLLGEWIASMPSQRQFVRDWSVADLTEDLSTLQEDRSLVRGKALFRSSGCGHCHRIEEELAGIGPNLSGIAERRKPIEILESVITPSAKIEPKYASTVLVTSDGEVFQGRIHSETNEEIVLRGQESFAQSQRVRKANVEERALSRLSMMPEGTIDHLQRDEILDLLAYILAGTASDE